The following is a genomic window from Actinomadura sp. WMMB 499.
GACCTGTCGCAGCTGAACCTCGTCTCGATCGTGCGGGACAACGTGACGGCCGCGGTGCGCGGCGACGGCGTGGGGAACGTCATCAACGGGGTGAATCCGCAGGTCAGACGGCGTTGACCGCGAGTCGCCGACCTCCCATCACTCAACCCGAAATGCGCAAATGGGCGTTTAATCTGTAGGATCCCTAAACGTTCAACTTTGACGACCCCGCGAAGGGTGGGATGTGCAGCTCGACATCTGGCTACTCCTCGGGGCCGTTCTCGTACTCTGCGCCATCGCCGCCGTCCGGCTGGCGCACGGGTCCGGCCTGCCGTCCCTGCTCGCGTACATGGGTCTCGGCCTCCTCATCGGCGAGTCCGGCCCGCTGCACATCCGGTTCGACGACGTCGCGCTGGCCGAGACCCTCGGCCTCGCGGCCCTCGTCCTCATCCTCGCCGAGGGCGGTCTCACCACGAACTGGCGGCATGTCAGGCCGTCCGTTCCCGCCGCGCTCAGCGTCGCCACGATCGGGACGCTGCTCAGCATCGTGATCGTGGCGCTCCCCGCGATCTGGCTGATCGGCCTCGACTGGCGCATCGCCTTCCTGCTCGCCGCCGCACTGGCCCCCACCGACGCCGCCGCCGTCTTCTCCGTCGTGCGCCGGCTCCCGCTGCCCGCCCGCGTGACCGGCCTGCTGGAGGCCGAGTCCGGGTTCAACGACGCCCCCGTCGTGATCATCGTGATCGCGCTCGCCACCACATCGGGCTCCCCCGACCTGCTCGAACTGTCCGGGATGCTCGTCTACCAGCTCGTCCTGGGCGTCCTGATGGGCGTCGCGATCGGCTGGCTCGGCACCCAGGCGCTGCGCCGCGTGGCGCTGCCGGCCTCCGGCCTCTACCCCATCGCCGTCCTGGCGATGACGGTCGGCGCGTACGGCGCCACGGCGCTCATGCAGGGCAGCGGGTTCATGGCCGTCTACGTCTGCGGCCTCGTCCTCGGCAACGCCCGCCTGCCGCACCGTCCCGCCACGCGCGGCTTCGCCGAAGGCGTCGGCTGGCTGGCGCAGATCGGGCTGTTCGTGATGCTCGGCCTGCTCGCGTCCCCGGGCGACCTCCCGGCGCAGATCCTGCCGGCTCTGATCATCGGCTCGATCCTGCTGTTCGTCGCCCGTCCCGTGTCGGTGCTGGTCTCCACCGTCGGCTTCCGGATCCCGTGGGGCGAACGCCTGTTCCTGTCGTGGGCCGGGCTGCGCGGCGCCGTCCCGATCGTCCTGGCCACCATCCCGATGGTGGAGCAGCTCCCGGGCTCCGACCGCAACTTCGCGATCATCTTCAACATCGTCGTCGTGTTCACGCTCCTGCAGGCCCCGACGCTGCCGTGGGTCGCGCGGCTGTGCCGGCTCGAACGCGAAGACGGGACGCGCGAGCTGGACGTGGAGGCCGCACCCCTCGAGGAGCTGCACGCCGACCTCCTGGAGGTCAGGATCCCGCCCGACTCCGGGCTGAGCGGCGTGGAGATCTTCGAGCTCCGGCTCCCGGCGGGTGCGTCCATCACCCTCATCGTGCGGAACGGGTCCAGTTTCGTCCCGGAGTCCACCACCCCGCTGCAGTCCGGCGACACCCTGCTGGTCGTGACGACGGAGGACGTGCGCAAGGTCGCCG
Proteins encoded in this region:
- a CDS encoding potassium/proton antiporter, producing the protein MQLDIWLLLGAVLVLCAIAAVRLAHGSGLPSLLAYMGLGLLIGESGPLHIRFDDVALAETLGLAALVLILAEGGLTTNWRHVRPSVPAALSVATIGTLLSIVIVALPAIWLIGLDWRIAFLLAAALAPTDAAAVFSVVRRLPLPARVTGLLEAESGFNDAPVVIIVIALATTSGSPDLLELSGMLVYQLVLGVLMGVAIGWLGTQALRRVALPASGLYPIAVLAMTVGAYGATALMQGSGFMAVYVCGLVLGNARLPHRPATRGFAEGVGWLAQIGLFVMLGLLASPGDLPAQILPALIIGSILLFVARPVSVLVSTVGFRIPWGERLFLSWAGLRGAVPIVLATIPMVEQLPGSDRNFAIIFNIVVVFTLLQAPTLPWVARLCRLEREDGTRELDVEAAPLEELHADLLEVRIPPDSGLSGVEIFELRLPAGASITLIVRNGSSFVPESTTPLQSGDTLLVVTTEDVRKVAERRLRAVSRRGKLAGWFGETGA